From Paenibacillus sp. PK3_47, the proteins below share one genomic window:
- a CDS encoding HAMP domain-containing sensor histidine kinase: MRFWHKILLAVLVLFIAALDVSVIMVMKKSWQLNMDSETRRAESEQLLIANNIYENLDSIRARGNTLTPVLLVSVAESYDEYYHRQGIGLELRENGRLIYPNAEGQAEVQDKPIIRLSMPLPAPYQHLELSYKRDISGLYAQQQELNRFFVMINWIAGPVLALLLYLLIRQLTKPLKLLSETTKTIAEGDYSQRVELHSRDEFGELAFNFNAMASVVEQRMTDLSEMAEEKQRMVDNLAHELRTPLTSMQGFAELLTSANIDQEDQIKAGRYIWSETVRLKNLAFKLLDLSVLRHQPLVQSEVEVAGLFREVMQTEQQKVTAHGIQLLTDSSIRTVRGDADLLASFLVNLIDNAVHASEPGSTIRLLAYEQKGEGVLEVRDSGAGMTPEQSKRAFEPFYRGDPARSRVYGNAGLGLSLCRQIAEAHGARVELTSIHVQGTSIRIFLKGSSGDFTTP, from the coding sequence ATGCGGTTCTGGCATAAGATTCTCCTTGCCGTGCTGGTGCTGTTCATTGCAGCCCTTGATGTGAGTGTAATTATGGTGATGAAAAAAAGCTGGCAGCTGAACATGGACAGCGAAACCCGGCGGGCGGAAAGTGAACAGCTGCTGATCGCCAACAATATCTATGAGAATCTCGACTCGATCCGTGCCAGGGGGAACACCCTGACTCCTGTTCTGCTGGTCAGTGTGGCGGAGTCGTATGACGAATACTACCATAGGCAAGGAATCGGCCTCGAATTGCGGGAGAACGGGCGGCTGATCTATCCGAATGCGGAAGGACAGGCAGAAGTACAGGATAAGCCAATCATCCGTTTATCCATGCCGCTTCCTGCACCATACCAGCATCTGGAGCTGAGTTATAAACGGGATATCAGCGGACTGTATGCCCAGCAGCAGGAGCTGAACCGCTTCTTCGTGATGATTAACTGGATAGCAGGTCCGGTGCTGGCGCTGCTGCTCTATCTGCTGATCCGGCAGCTGACCAAGCCGCTCAAGCTTTTGTCGGAGACGACCAAGACGATTGCCGAAGGCGATTATTCGCAGCGGGTGGAGCTGCACAGCAGAGATGAATTCGGGGAACTGGCATTTAATTTTAATGCTATGGCTTCAGTAGTAGAGCAGCGGATGACCGACCTCTCTGAGATGGCTGAGGAGAAGCAGCGGATGGTCGATAATCTTGCCCATGAACTGCGTACACCGCTGACCAGTATGCAGGGGTTCGCTGAGCTCCTCACCTCGGCGAATATTGACCAGGAGGATCAGATCAAGGCAGGCCGCTATATTTGGAGTGAAACGGTCAGGCTGAAAAATCTGGCATTCAAGCTGCTCGATCTATCCGTCCTGAGGCATCAGCCGCTGGTGCAGTCAGAGGTGGAGGTTGCCGGACTGTTCAGAGAAGTCATGCAGACCGAGCAGCAAAAAGTAACAGCGCACGGCATACAGCTGCTAACGGACAGCTCGATCCGCACCGTACGGGGGGATGCCGATCTGCTGGCGTCTTTTCTGGTGAATCTGATCGACAATGCCGTTCATGCCTCTGAACCGGGAAGTACAATACGCCTGCTGGCTTATGAACAAAAAGGGGAAGGCGTATTGGAAGTACGCGACAGCGGAGCCGGAATGACGCCGGAGCAGAGCAAGCGGGCCTTCGAGCCATTCTACCGGGGGGACCCGGCGCGTTCCCGCGTCTACGGCAATGCAGGTCTCGGCCTCTCTTTATGCCGGCAAATTGCCGAAGCGCATGGAGCCAGGGTGGAGCTTACGTCAATACATGTTCAGGGAACAAGCATCCGCATTTTTTTGAAAGGCTCCTCAGGGGATTTTACAACTCCATAA
- a CDS encoding response regulator transcription factor, with protein sequence MAHILVVEDEHPISDLITMNLKLVGHTYAKAYSGSEVAGMLEQERTDLILLDVMLPGLDGFEVMKQIAHLQIPVIFITAKNALADRIKGFELGADDYIIKPFEILELLARINVVLRRNEHTAAAFICDTVEVRFAERQVLVDQMPVDLTAREFELLEVLIRNRNIALSREKLLELAWGYDFAGDTRTVDVHIRQLRKKLGWEERIKTVFKLGYRLEVQV encoded by the coding sequence ATGGCCCATATACTGGTAGTAGAAGATGAACACCCGATCAGCGATTTGATCACGATGAATCTTAAGCTGGTTGGACATACGTATGCCAAAGCTTACAGCGGTTCTGAGGTGGCCGGCATGCTGGAACAGGAGCGGACGGATCTGATTCTGCTCGATGTCATGCTCCCCGGTCTGGACGGGTTCGAAGTCATGAAGCAGATTGCCCATCTGCAGATTCCTGTCATATTTATTACAGCCAAAAATGCCCTGGCAGACAGAATCAAGGGATTTGAGCTCGGGGCGGATGATTATATTATCAAACCTTTTGAAATTCTGGAGCTGCTGGCCCGCATCAATGTTGTACTCCGCAGGAATGAACATACGGCTGCCGCTTTTATATGCGATACAGTTGAGGTGCGGTTTGCGGAAAGGCAGGTGCTGGTGGATCAAATGCCGGTAGATTTGACTGCCCGGGAGTTTGAGCTGCTCGAAGTGCTGATCCGCAACCGGAATATTGCACTCTCCAGGGAAAAGCTGCTGGAGCTGGCCTGGGGGTATGATTTTGCCGGCGACACCCGCACCGTGGATGTCCATATCCGTCAGCTGCGCAAAAAACTGGGCTGGGAAGAACGGATCAAAACCGTATTCAAGCTCGGCTACCGCCTGGAAGTTCAGGTCTAG